The Metarhizium brunneum chromosome 3, complete sequence DNA window TGTCTGCGAGCTATGGTCACGATCAGCTTCTTGTGGACACGTACATGCATCATGCTCTGTGGCGTCGAATTTGGATCATGTACATGGTCAACTTGGTAACTAGACTAAAATATTATGGAGTTTGGACGTTAACTGAAGGATCCTGTATCCTTGCCGGATTAGGGTATAACGGAGTCGACCCCATTACAGGGAAGGTTTTTTGGAATCGCCTGCAGAACGTTGATCCTTGGGTGGTCGAGACTGCACAAAATCCTCGCGGCTACTTAGCTGGATGGAATATGAACACAAACAGCTGGCTCCGGAACTACGTATATCTTAGAGTCACGCCAAGGGGAAAGAAGCCAGGATTTAGGGCTAGCATGATGACATTTGTTACCAGCGCATTCTGGCATGGTTTTTATCCCGGTTACTACTTAACATTTGTCCTCGCCAGTCTCATTCAAACAGCTGCCAAGAGTAAGTGATCGCGCGACCCACACCACGTAACCTCTGCGTGAGATTGATGGCCTCTGATTACCCGCGTGAAAACCATCGAGCTTGGTGCTGAAGTGTGTGACAGATTTCCGACGCCTAGTGCGCCCCTTCTTCCTCGATGCCATCACTGGTGGTCCGTCCCCGAGAAAAAAGTACTACGATGCCGCCAGCCTCATTGTAACTCAGCTTACATTTTCATTTGCTACGACGCCGTTCCTCGTCCTCACCTTTGCGGATTCCATCCGCGCGTGGTCTCGTGTTTACTTCTACGGCGCTGCTTGGACTGTGATAGGTCTTTTATTTTTCGCCTCGCCAGGCAAGGCGGTATTAAAAGCAGAGTTAGAGAAGCGCCAGGGCAAGGCAAGTGCGAAGCTTGTTCGGTCAGCCAGTACCGATAGTCTTACTGGCAAAGATCCCATTCTGGGAATATCGAAAGATCCCGAGCGTGACGTGACggaggccatggcggaaATCAGGGCTGAGGTGGAAGCACGACAGAAGAAAACATCATAGTGTTCTGCATAAATGTCCATATGTAACAAACTAGAATTTGCTCTACTACGAGCGCTTTTCcctactatatatacatttTGCTTGGTAAACACCAAAATCATTACATGAATTAGCGTCAGCGTCTCTCCGGCGTACATATCGTTCGTCTCCCATCTTGTATACAGATCGCTTTATTCCAAAGATTTTAAATCCGGGTCGTCAATTAGGTGTCGCGTTCAAATCATGTCATATCTTGTACAACGTGTATCCGTCTCTTATCGTTCAAAGCTCAATCGTAATGCATGAATGTCTTGcgccaaagaaaaaaagataaGAGGCACCCGAGGGGAGGGTAAAGTAGGTACTAAAATCAAAACAATGATAAAGAGAGTAAGATATCAACATAGAGAAATATGTGCATTCCAACTAGGAGAAGGTGGGGAAAGGTTATATTGCCAAGATTGCCGTATATAAACCGTAGTCGACTATTTTGTAGCAAAGGGATGTGTAACGAGGGATGACAAACTGTGTATGCCAGGGGTCCGGGAAGAATTTTGAAGAAATTGGGGAATATGAAATCATGAAATAGAACAACCATGTTTATTTGCAATGAGGGGCGCATGTGTAGCAAGGGAGAGGCAACGGAAAGCTGACCACTAGGGCTTCCGCTGTTGTGTACTGGTAACGATGAGGGCAATAGCGGCTCCAACCAAGAGTAGGCCGATGATGGACATATACCGATTGAGGCTTCTCCACCATTTAACCTTGTTGTAGCAGTTATCACTGTCCTGCTCCAGATTGGAACCGCTTCTTCCTTGTTCTAGGTCCACATGGCTTGTGCTATGATTCTTCTCCTTCATATCTGCCTCCACTGTTGGTGGCAGGGGAAGAAATGACGCAATCATCCAAGCTGGAATCGAGTTTAGCCGTAGAAACAATCATGTCAAAGATGAGTTCATTCTTACCGAAAGGGAAAACAAAACCCGAAACAAACAATATTGCCTGGATATTGCTCCGTCGGGAGATGTGTTCTTCTTTAATCCAGACTGTAGACGGTGGTCGCCAGAGGTTGTATCTTCGTGATCTTCTGTCCCGTCTTAGGTGTGGTGACCATATGCTCGATGTCTGCTTCTTAATGCGGCACACCATGTTGAGCGGAGGGCATGGTACAGGTCCATCAGAAGCTGACTGTGGTGCTGACGGAGCTTCGCATGGCGCAGGAGGTGGTCGATGCTGAGGAGGAAGTTGAGTACCTGGAGTGAAGCGCTTTACGCTTGGGGAGCGGCTGATCAATGGGCTGTTATGGACACTTGCACTGAACTCCGAAAACAGAGACTCAGAGGAGTGTTGTATAGTCAGGAAACGGCGCTCACCGCTACCGTAATATAGCCTAGCACACATTAGCGGGTCGATGACGGCCAAATCCAAACTTCTGCAATGCCGGCTTACCTGGCCCAAGCGGGGATGTGGCAACGACTGAAGCTATTACTTCGAGAACTACCAGATGAACGAAGATTCCGATCGGAGGGTAAACTCGATAGATAGCTGTGAAGCCTTGTTCGAGATGGGCGTCGATGAAGCTCTTCAAGCTCAGCGAGTCCGTCTCCGTGCTCATCTTGGTCTCGAATTAGTCGCAAGCTGCTGTTATTGAAGTCCCGATTCCAAACCCTGTAACTAGCAGGAGGCGGAAGTTCCATCCATGCTTCAACATTTGGTTGACCATCATTGCGTGGTAGGTCTGGTGTACCGACGTCGAAGGATTGACTCTGGAGACGGCGGTCGCCAGCCGTGGTGTGAGAAAAAGCCAACGAGGGCACGGCACTCCCCCTGTCACTCTCGGATAGTATGGGAGATAGAGTGGCACTCCAATGGTGGTGATACGATAAATTCTGATGGCGATTCCCAGGTCCGATGGTAGTATTCCGTCGAGGTGAGGTGTGGCGGATACCACCGCCGTGCGATGTAATCACAGAGCCGCCAGCGAACAATGACcgggcggcttcttcaacgaAAACACTCGAGATCGAGGTGAGAGATCCCGTCCGAATGGAGTCCCTAGACTTCTGATGAGACACTGTAGCTTGATCAGAGAAGAACCGCTTGCTGGGCCTCAGCGGTGCCACGACTAGACTCTCCCTTGAATACTCTGTCTTCAACACACAACCGGAAGCCACTGCGGTAGGAGGTGATGACGGGAAGTCTCCATGTAGTACGTAGTTTCTGTTGCTGTCATTGGTATCCGAGCTGGAGCGATTCTCCGCCGATTGTTCAGAACAGGTTTCACCAATGATCTCAAAATTAGAATGGCTTGACGAGAGCAGAGAAAGTTTCGCATTCGAGTCGTCGGCTGCTTCGAAATGCCGATCTGGGCCACTGTAATGCGACTCACTGACAAAGGTCTTGTAGTTGGACCTCTCGGACAATGTGGACGCTGATTCGGACGGAAAGGATTGTTTCGAGGACAACATGCCCGGCTGAGTATAACCGCTGGCTGATGGGCGTGATCCTACAAAGGCTGCCTGCAAATCCCGCTCTACTGGGAGGGAAGGAATGGACaaagccttggccttgccgcctcCGTCATTGTCTGGGACCTTTCGCACACCGCCAACCAGCGTATAGTTGGAGGGTGAGGATGCAGCAATAAAACTGGCAGGAAATGGCGACGAGCAGGGCGAGCATGGCGACCGAGAAAGTTCTTGAGGGGGAGTGAGAGGAGAGCTTGGCTGATCGTCACCAAAAGTTCCGGAAATAGTCCTATCTGCCGAGGAGCTTGGGGCTGTCGACGACCGGCGTGGAGATCGCAGCCCCTCGACCGCAGAGGCAGAAGAACACGATTGTGGTAGAAGAGAGAAAGTCTTGTCGGAATTGACTGCAATGGTCCTTCTGGGAGGGCGATAAGAAGGTGAAGGGGGCGCAGGGATTGTCGTTGGAGAGACAATGGACCAGTTCTCAACTTTATTGACGTGATCGGCCGATTCAGCGGTTTCGTTTGTGAGGTCCATGAGAGGGTCAGGCCCAGTTGAGTCTTGTAGTTGGGATTCAACCTCTAATAGGCACAGACTACCACCAGTATCATTCTTCGGTTGATTTTCCCTGTCTTGGCAGGAAGCCAAAGGAGGGCGCTTTGGCGAAACTTCGACATATGACACTGGACGAGAGGGTGTTGAGCCATCCGAGCTGATTCGTGGTGGACTATAAGGCACAACACGGATCTGCAATCGGGAAGGGTCGACAACAGACTGCTGATTTCCAAGCCTCCCGTCCGGTAGTGTAGGCCGTAGCCTCGCCATGCTAAGTACCAGAGGCTATTTTCCGAAGGCAATCCGATCCCATACCTACGACTGCAAAAACTGAGTTCAAGAGAGGCGGAGACGTCCTGAGCATTCAAAAGAAAACCGACAGTCCGAGAAACGCTGAAACCATACGACTGAATGATGTTTTCACGGATTCGATAGTCTTGAATCACTCGCTATTGGCAATCGGTGGAGATCACGTTCATTGGATCCCAAAGCTCGAGTTCAAAATCTGGTTCAAACGCGGTGTAGCTCGATATTAGATCAGATAGGTATAAGTCTTGAATCCTGACCGGAGTTTGATGTCCACACGTATGGCAGCTGCGTGGTATTAGAGCCGGAGGAATTTTGAGTAACGAGAACTATTAGACAGTGGTCATAAAGGTGAATAAAGAGGCTCGGTCAAAGAAGACGCAGCTTGGTCCGTGAATCGCCAAAACATGTGGGAGTACAGAGCTTTACATAAGTAAAATTATTGGCAGGAAAGAAGCAAATTAGTATGAAATAAGAACGGCGCAAATGAATGTATGAAACGAAAGCGTTCAGTAGAGAAAAGGCAATGAAGGAAGGAGCGTTAAACCGAGAGGTTGCGAAACTGAGCTAAAGAAGAACGGAAAGGACAAAAGAATAGGTCAGCGCGAGTACAGATCGGTTGAGTGGACAGTTAGTCATGGCAGGACTCGGCAATGCAGTAGCACACGGAAAGGTCGAGACGTCAATTGATCCTGGCCAATTGGTCGCAGTTGGGACAATGCAATAAATAGTACCATCTTCCCCCCATCAGCGTGCAGATGAACAGACCAATATTTCCGTATTGTCAGATCGCGTCTCAGCGCTAACATGCTACAGCTCACATTGGGTACCTGACGGCTCTGGGGGGCCGAGGCACCCTTGTCCTGGGTTTAATGTTCTGAAGTCGCGAGCCTACCGGTCAATTTTTTCCCTCCCCAGCAAACGCTGACCGCCACGAGCAAGAAACCAGATGGGCCAGACTAACAAGCCATGGCGGGTCTGTAGCTTTGTCGAGCCATTTGCGGATGACTGAAGTGCATAACAAGTGGGCGTAGTTTAATGACCTCATGCAAGAAGCCCGGTCGTGCAGAGCCGCCAGGAGACAGTTGCATGGGGAAATTGCCTTCCGACGCGTAAAATCCCAGGCACAACCTAATGAATTCGTATGGACCAttttacggagtagttgatCatgctagtagtactacaacATGGAGTAGCAGTTAGTCCTTGCAGCGTTAGGTGGCTGGTCTGGTCTCAATGTCCAAGGCCATTTGCGGGTACATCTGGGACTGATGCCGTTGACATCACATCACATTCAACCAGTCTCGGGGtctcatgtatgtacaatactCTGTACAAGAAAGAGGCGGTGGCACGCTGCATATGTCTAGGGGCCAAGTGGCCAACTGCTGCTGTCAAGACAAGTGGTCTGGTACTACTATTGACCCCATACCAATCTGTGCCCAGGTAGGTGCCTAAGAAGGTAGTATCATTAATCACAACCaagaatactccgtagagagCTGGGAGGTGGGCCGCACGTTACTGTGCCTAGATAGCAAAATCAAACATAGGGGAGGATGTATTTACAACGTAAGCGCCAttcgaggaagaagaaaaagaagaagaaggaaaaccTGGCACTCACTCAATCTGAGAGGCGCATATACAGCTTCCGCGTCAATGATATGATTGATAGTACAAGGCAGAAGGTACCTCTAAGTAGGCTAGTAGGGTTGTGGGTATGAGCGTGGTCAGACCAAGCTAGCGGCGTCGCGCTCGCGTCTTCGTCTTTTCAAGCCATTCAGTTTTTCAGAGATCCATTATCAAGAGGCACACGCCAGAGGGTCTGTCCCACGCGCAACGTAGCCCAAGGATAGCATACAGTTCTAATATCGTACAGTGCAATACAgacagttttttttttttttacagaAATATTCTCATGGCACGACGGTGCGAAACGAAACAGGGAGCCAATCGATTGAACCCCCTTACCCCGTACTCCGAATTTCAGACAAGCCGCCCCCTTCTCCCTGCCGCGGTTGAAAATCGCCCAATGCGGTACACACACACCCGAGGCTGAGACAAGTCATGGCCACACCTGGCCAAGACTGCGTATCCATTGTTTGAGCTTCCGGATCCTGTCTCCCAACGCTTGCAAGCGAAGTCGTAATGTCCAACGAGGCCCCTGCTCGACTGCCCACGGGTTGAACACCGTATACTGacctagtaggtaggtactagTACGCTGGTTTGAGTACGCGCCAGGTCCATCCAACCAGGCTGTAACAGCAGGACTGcgaagtacggagcacaatATAGCTTTGAGATTACCCACCTACCTAAGTATGTACGTACCTAGTAGTTAACCCCCCCCCAACATTCTTCTTGTAGGCCTCGTactatctctttagctgcccaaTGGCTTATGGAGACTCTCTTCCCTAAGAAAACTATATAGCAGAGGAAgccccacgagccattgGGGAGCTGAAGAGATAAACACCCAGTTTTAGCATAACTACTACTAggtaaagtacctaggtacccagGGGCAATCGAGTGCTGGCACTGagctgtcaactggtaggACTCAATTTGCACAGACAATTGTAtctacatacctaggtaggtagttgaCCGGCCTAGCCCAATAGTTCGACAGAATTAACAGACCCACCACTACCCAGGTTCCCACTACCTACGAAGCACTTCCGTCGTTATCTGCGTAATGAAATTTGCACGCACTGCACTGCTACCAACGTGGGTGCCTACTTAGAGGcaggtacctaagtacctaggtaggtaagtACGAAGTAGACCAGTGCCAAAATCTCGATAAATAACTTCAGTCCAACGTTTTCGATATTCTCTCAATTGCACGCTCCAATCAGATACCCATTAGACGCACACAACCATATAGGCATTCCTCAGTCTGGATTTTAATTTAGCTGCTTACATCTCATCCACTCACGCCTGATGCAAAAAACAATATCAAGGCCTCTATCCGAATCCTTCTCAACAATGAGTTCCTGGCCAAGTCCCGCGTCGAGTCAGCCTAACCCGAGTCAGCTACAGGCCTTCAGTCTTTTGGTAAGTTCTTCACTTGCATGTTTTACCCCAGAGCAGCCCAGGAGTCCTTCTTATTGTCCATTACCGCTTGAAACCAAAGCATATCGTGCCCTGGAAAGCTGACTTTAAGCCTTTTTGTGCTAATTTCAAGATTGTATACTGTCTCATCTATGTGCTCCCTTTACATATATCGGCGTCGACAAGGGCCGCGGCTGGTAGGTCCAGGGATGCACCGGAAGCAATACGTGCCAGGATTCGCTCAGTGTCGTTTTCAACTACCTTGTGCTCGCTCGCAACATTCGTCCTTCTCTGTAGAAGCTCCGCTGCTGACCAAGGCTCACCGTGGCATATCATGGGATACTGGCCATTGGGGATCATTGACGCATTCAGATCCTTACTCCTAACTACTTTGCTATTTGCCGGGCCCCTGTATGAATGTCTGCTCATTGATGGTGTATGGCAGTCATGGTTGCGATTAGAACCCTTGGGGCAGCTTTGGGGAGACTGGGCTATGTGGAGGAACATGGTAGCCGTATGAGCTCTTCATCCTTCAGCGTCTGCACCTGACCCATGGCGGAAACTTACACAATTACGCAGGGTCCTATTACTGAGGAATGCCTTTTCCGTTCCGCAGCTGTGCCGTTACTCTTGGTGGCTGGTTGTAGCATCAAACGCATCATATTCTTTTCGCCCCTTGTTTTTGGGCTCGCACACCTCCACCATTTCTATGAGTTCCGCGTCACGCATCCCGAAACGCCTCTTGTCGCTGCAATCGCCCGCTCCATTCTCCAGCTTTCCTATACCAGTGTGTTTGGGGCCTATGCTACGTTTATATTCCTGCGTACCGGATCGCTGCTATCTGTTGTCACCGTCCATACGCTATGTAACTCAATGGGCCTTCCTCGTGTTTGGGGTGTTTTAGAGCCATATTGGCTCTCGAATCATGAGCTTTACCAACCCAGCAATGTGTTGAGGTGGACTGTCCCGTATTATGTGTTGCTTCTGGGAGGCTGCGTTTTGTGGTGGCAAAACATATCTTCATTGACAACTTCGCCAATGGCTCTCGCCGAATTCTAGACAAATGGACTAAGGCTTGCCGGGATGCGGTGGTAAAACCCAGCCGACAAAACCATGCCACATATTTGGGCAATTGCGTTTTTGTACTAAAGCCTTGTAAACTGGTATGCGACGCACGCGGTGACCCATGACGACAATAGGTGGGTGGTATCTTTCAGGAGTTCAGGGGTTCCTCTGGCGGTACAAAATTTAATGTAACATCTTTCAACATCAACAGCCAGGCAAATAATCTGAACACTCTATACTTAGATACAGAAAATGCTAAGGGCTATGGGGTGAACCGGGTATATCAGGTATGTCGGTATCTTTTACAGGGTTGCGATGCCTCAGCGACGCCATGTCCCATTTTCTGTCCTCGGTCGATGTCTCTTTCCGCCATGAAATCTCATCTCGAACATCACGACCAATATCTTTCCCTTTGGATCGACTGATAGACAAGCCTCCATCCACAATTGTATCATCAGGTCCTCGGGTGTTCTTTTTTCTCGGCCACAAGCTTGGGAGAGCTATCTCTTGGAAGCGGGGTTCCACCGCACGCTCGTCAAACCACCTGTGCAGCCGAGCCTCGACTAGCTGGGCAATCTTGGGTACGTCTTGTAATCTGGATCTGCTCCCAAGCAAGCTGCGGATGGAAAAATCCAATCGGTAATCATCTAGAAAACTGAAAGTCATCATTGTCGGTGTCGATTGCGACGGATTGCTTGGAATAAAGGAAATGGACAGAGTCCCGCTAAACCGAACAACAGAGACGGCCAGCGCAACAGGGAGAACAGCAGATAGCTTCTTCGGGTAGTTAAGAAGCAGTTTTGTTTCGACAGCAAGAGTAAGCATGTCGCTCAAGTCGACATCCATCCGAGCTTGCAGTCTTGTTCCATCCCGTGCAGCAGCCGTGGCATCAAATTTGATGCCATtcccgaggccaaggccgtcttCATCCACGGGGATAATACGACAGTTACTGAAAATAGGAAAGTCCTCGCCTAAACTCAGTTCCGTAACACGAATGTCATCGATAAAGTCAGGCCGGGATGCCCCGTTCAGCGCCTTAGTTAGGGAATTGAGAAtggcatcatcatgttgTGCGTCGCTTCGGAATTGAGCGATTGTCTGAGCAACAAGGACATTGAACCAATCCAGGCTTTCCGGTTGGTGGCTGTCGACGTTGTAGTAAGTTTTGCTCAAAATGGATCCAATGGTGAGCGTGGGTGGGTTCCGTAGCACACTGGACTTCTTGCGCTTCAAATGCTGGCTCTGTCTTTGGCTCGGACTGCGCAAACTGAGAAGAGATTGCTTGTGAGCGAGTGTTCTGGACCTCCTTTCCGTGGCACGCAGTGATGCTGTTACATCTGATGACGGTGGATCgccaaagatgaagaatTTAATAAACGCAGCCAGTATCAGTACTACGGACAGTTGCCCTACGACGAGCCCCTGTGTGAATGAGAGCCTGAAATGAAGATATGAGTTGATACCAATGAAGGCCGTTGCAGAACAAGGTTCTTTGTACTTACGTCGGCTCTGACCTCGGTGGACATTCCTCTaaagccatcatctccaagacaCGGGTGCGCGGCTACTAGCAGGGTTTGGTTGTGGGAGAACAAAGAATGCAGCTTTGTTCTCATGGCAATACTGAACAACTGCCCCCTTGACTTTTGAAAGTTCGCCCAAAATCTAATTAAGCCTGCTAAGTTCCTAGTGGCGACTGGAACAGGGCATGGAGGAGGAATATTATGTGCATAGCGGGTTACGGTATGCACGTACCCGAGTCGTCCACCAAAGCTATGGGGCCCTCTCTGGGAGGTGCCACACATCATGTGTCGCTAACCTACGTCCCAGGCTACCATTCACAGACTCGAGCAACGCAAGCTTCTCATTCAGCGCGCCAGACACTTCCCTATCAAAATTTGCCGCTTTCTCGGGCATTCATTTTCGCTGGCTTTATCTTTGACTTGATCTCCGAGGTTtgcagcaccagcatctcCTCTGCCAAAATCGAATCTGCCTTGGCAACAATCTAAAGAGTGTTGTGACATAAAGAGACGCTGGTCAAGGCCGAGGTGGCCTCACCTTATCGTCGAAAATGGACGTCTCCCAGGCTATATCTAGCTACATCTCAAAGATCGTCATGCCCTCCGGAGACGCTTCTTCAACAAAAATGAAAATATTGCTTTTGGATAGGGAAACCATATCTATTGTTTCGACGGCCGTTACGCAATCATCATTACTGAATCACGAAGTATATCTCATTGATCGCCTGGACAATACCGGCCGCGAAAAAATGCGTCATCTTCGATGCCTGTGCCTCCTCCGCCCATCATCTGAGAGTATCCAACTTCTAATAGATGAGCTGCGCGATCCTAAATATGGCGAATATTATCTGTACTTCACGAACGTAGCGAAAAAGTCGTCCCTAGAACGACTTGCAGAGGCAGATGACCACGAGGTGGTGAAAGCTGTTCAGGAACACTTCGCCGACTATACGGTTATCAACTCTGATTTATTCTCACTCTCGGTATCTCTTCCACAGTGGCGTATATGGGGCCCAAATCCCGATGCCTGGAATGCGGATTCTCTTCAGAGATGTTCCGAAGGTTTGCTTGCAGTTTTATTGTCGTTGAAGAAAAAGCCACTCATCAGATATGAGAAAAGCAGCCCACTGGCTAAAAAACTGGCATCAGAGCTGCGCTATCTCATGTCCCAGGAAGAACAGCTTTTCGAGTTCCGAAAAGTTGACACGCCGCCGATTCTTCTGATTCTCGACAGGCGAGAGGATCCTGTGACACCATTACTTACTCAGTGGACATACCAAGCCATGGTTCACCACCTTTTGGGTATTCACAACGGCCGAGTTGACCTCAGCAATGTCCCAGACATACGGCCGGAGCTGAGGGAAATTGTCTTGtctcaagaccaagaccCCTTCTTCAAGAAAAACATGTTCCTAAATTTTGGCGATTTAGGTTCGACGATAAAGGACTATGTTGAGCAGTATCAGTCCAAGACGAAAAACAATGCCAATATCGAGTCGATAGCTGACATGAAGCGGTTTATTGAGGAATATCCCGAGTTTCGTAAGCTCTCGGGAAATGTCAGCAAGCATGTCACCCTCGTATCAGAGCTAAGTCGACGGGTATCGGCCCAAAAACTATTGGAGGTGAGCGAGGTTGAGCAAAGCCTTGCGTGCAATGACAATCATAATACGGATCTGAAGGTCAGGACCGATTTCCAAATCACTGTGCCAGCCTACTAAATGCATCGCCAGAATATCCAAAATCTAATTCAAACCCCCGACATCACGGCTAATGCCAAAGTTGGGCTGGTAGCACTATATGCTCTGCGCTATCACAAACAGCAATCCAATGCCATTCCCATGCTAGTAGATCTTCTAGTTGCAGCCGGCGGTGTCTCACCGGCACAGTCGAGCCTAGTTAACAAGATCCTCGCTTACCACCTATCTCTCCACACATCTCCATCTCAGGGCGGAATTTCCGACATATTTGACTCTGCGGGCATCTTCTCTGGTGCTTCAAGCAGATTCAAGCTAAAGGGTGTGGAAAACGTGTATACGCAACACACATCTCTTTTGGAAAGCACACTGCAGAATCTCATCAAGGGTCGCTTgagggaacaacaatatcCCTTCGTGGAAGGCGGGGGGTCAACAAGAGATAAGCCACAGGATGTAATTGTCTTTGTCGTGGGCGGCGCAACATATGAGGAGGCTAAGATGATCACCGGCATAAACGCAACAACGCCAGGGGTGAGGGTGGTTCTGGGTGGCACTTCTATCCTCAATGCGGCCACCTTCTTTAACGaagtcgacgatgccgtgAGCTCCTGGCCAGAAGTCACTGGCCGCAGATGACGTGACACGGCCTCTTATACCGAAGTGTTCCTTTATTAATTAGATAGCAAGCGTATTCAGCTGTATGGGATtggaataaaaaaaagttttagTTTTACCACCATACACGAGCTCTTAGACCGTCTAGTTCGGAGTGACGACGGCTCACACCTCCAAGAGCAGCGACCCACAATAAAAGGCATTCAGCCAATCCCAAAATTTGTCGCTCAATAAATTCCCATGAACTTTGCACCAGCATCAGGGAAAATGCCTT harbors:
- the ale1 gene encoding Lysophospholipid acyltransferase; protein product: MLRFIHHPFEVVSKKLGASPDELKLIFSFILSYPLAGLLKRVPDAKPYRKNLFIIGTSIFYLIGLFDLWDGLSTLALSAGGVYLIAKYMKNSYYMPWVGFMFVMGHMSISHIRRQAANSPSSVDITGAQMVLVMKLSAFCWNVADGQLPDEVLSDFQKDRALCELPSILDYAGYTLFFPSLFAGPAFDYVDYRRWVDTSMFDMPPNVDPSKKPPSRKKRKIPRSGTPATFKAFLGLFWISLFVVLSASYGHDQLLVDTYMHHALWRRIWIMYMVNLVTRLKYYGVWTLTEGSCILAGLGYNGVDPITGKVFWNRLQNVDPWVVETAQNPRGYLAGWNMNTNSWLRNYVYLRVTPRGKKPGFRASMMTFVTSAFWHGFYPGYYLTFVLASLIQTAAKNFRRLVRPFFLDAITGGPSPRKKYYDAASLIVTQLTFSFATTPFLVLTFADSIRAWSRVYFYGAAWTVIGLLFFASPGKAVLKAELEKRQGKASAKLVRSASTDSLTGKDPILGISKDPERDVTEAMAEIRAEVEARQKKTS
- the MMM1 gene encoding Maintenance of mitochondrial morphology protein 1, with the translated sequence MALEECPPRSEPTLSFTQGLVVGQLSVVLILAAFIKFFIFGDPPSSDVTASLRATERRSRTLAHKQSLLSLRSPSQRQSQHLKRKKSSVLRNPPTLTIGSILSKTYYNVDSHQPESLDWFNVLVAQTIAQFRSDAQHDDAILNSLTKALNGASRPDFIDDIRVTELSLGEDFPIFSNCRIIPVDEDGLGLGNGIKFDATAAARDGTRLQARMDVDLSDMLTLAVETKLLLNYPKKLSAVLPVALAVSVVRFSGTLSISFIPSNPSQSTPTMMTFSFLDDYRLDFSIRSLLGSRSRLQDVPKIAQLVEARLHRWFDERAVEPRFQEIALPSLWPRKKNTRGPDDTIVDGGLSISRSKGKDIGRDVRDEISWRKETSTEDRKWDMASLRHRNPVKDTDIPDIPGSPHSP
- the Vps45 gene encoding Vacuolar protein sorting-associated protein 45, whose translation is MDVSQAISSYISKIVMPSGDASSTKMKILLLDRETISIVSTAVTQSSLLNHEVYLIDRLDNTGREKMRHLRCLCLLRPSSESIQLLIDELRDPKYGEYYLYFTNVAKKSSLERLAEADDHEVVKAVQEHFADYTVINSDLFSLSVSLPQWRIWGPNPDAWNADSLQRCSEGLLAVLLSLKKKPLIRYEKSSPLAKKLASELRYLMSQEEQLFEFRKVDTPPILLILDRREDPVTPLLTQWTYQAMVHHLLGIHNGRVDLSNVPDIRPELREIVLSQDQDPFFKKNMFLNFGDLGSTIKDYVEQYQSKTKNNANIESIADMKRFIEEYPEFRKLSGNVSKHVTLVSELSRRVSAQKLLEVSEVEQSLACNDNHNTDLKNIQNLIQTPDITANAKVGLVALYALRYHKQQSNAIPMLVDLLVAAGGVSPAQSSLVNKILAYHLSLHTSPSQGGISDIFDSAGIFSGASSRFKLKGVENVYTQHTSLLESTLQNLIKGRLREQQYPFVEGGGSTRDKPQDVIVFVVGGATYEEAKMITGINATTPGVRVVLGGTSILNAATFFNEVDDAVSSWPEVTGRR